Genomic window (Candidatus Vicinibacter proximus):
GTCATTATATTTTTAGTGGGTGCAAAAGATGATATTCTGCCACTAACTCCTTACAAGAAAATTCTAGGTCAGGTGTTCGCGGCGGCAATTTTGGTTTTTAAAGCCAATGTCAGAATTACAAGCTTTTATGGAATTCTTGGTATTCAGGAACTTCCCTTGTGGTTTAGTATTGTCTTTTCTTTGTTTACCATCTTAGTCATCATCAACGCATTTAATTTGATCGATGGCATCAACACACTTTGTGCCAGCACAGGTGTTTTGATATGCGTGACCCTGGGTTATTGGTTTAAAGAAACAGATCAGGTGGTACTGAGCATCATATCTTTTGCATTGGTAGGTTCTTTAGTTGCCTTTATGAAATTCAACATCAGTCCTGCTAAAATCTTTATGGGGGATACAGGATCTATGCTGGTCGGTACTATTTGTGCTATTCTTGCGATCAGCTTTATTGAGGTAAATAAAACCATGGAGCCATCTGAACTTAAAATTGTTTCCGCACCAGCATTTGCCATTGCTATTCTTTTCATTCCGTTATACGACACTTTGCGTGTATTCATCATCAGAATATTCAATGGGCGGTCACCTTTTACTCCGGATAAGCAGCACATACATCATGTATTGATTTCATTGGGGATGAATCACCTTCAGGCGACTTCGATTTTGATTTCAGTCAATACTCTGGTAATCATGTTGACATTCAGTTTACTTGAAATAGGTAATTTCAATTTATTATTGATGATTCTGTTGTTGGGATTTGTCTTTTCAGCTGCAATTCATTTTTTGGTCAGACGTAAATCCACAGGATTGTTGTTATAAAATAAATGCTTTGAGCGTATACCATTTTCTCTTGGTTTTTATAGGTGGAGGTACCGGTTGTTGTTTGCGATATAGCCTTGGGGTCATCACTTTTTCTCATCCAAAGTTATTTATGGTACCTACCCTTCTGGTAAATATTTTAGCCTCATGCATCCTGGGATTTCTCATGTACCGCTACATTGCACATCCGGAAAAAGAATGGATACGTACCCTATTGATGGTTGGATTTTGCGGAGGATTCAGCACTTTTTCCGCTTTCAGTTTTGAAAACTTTTTATTGCTAAGAAATGGAGAGTGGTTGTGGGCTGCAGGATATGCCATGATTAGTGTGATCGCATGTCTGGCAGCAGTAGCAGGTGGGTATTTCCTGTCGAAATTATATTGGTAAGCCTATTAAATTATTTAAAATTAAATGTAATCATTACAAGAAAGCTATTGAAACTTACAACCAATTAGATTCCTATTCATTTATATAAACTACCAGCCAAAATACAGACTGATATTTATTAATTAACTTTGCAAAAAAATAAATAAATAATTGATGGAACAAGTTGCTAATCAACTGAAATTTAAAGTAAAAGACCTCAATCTTGCAGATTGGGGAAGAAAAGAGATTGAACTTGCCGAAGCTGAAATGCCGGGTTTGATGTCTCTAAGAGAAAAATACGGTAAGGTAAAACCCCTTAGCGGAGCCAGAATTGCAGGTTGTCTTCACATGACTATCCAGACTGCAGTATTGATAGAAACATTGATCGAGCTGGGTGCTGAGGTCAGCTGGTCCTCTTGTAACATCTTCTCTACTCAGGACCACGCCGCAGCCGCTATCGCCGCAAGAGGAATTCCGGTTTATGCCTGGAAGGGAATGAACAATGAAGAATTTGACTGGTGTATCGAACAAACATTGTTTGCGTTTAAAGACGGTCAGCCACTAAATATGATCCTCGATGACGGTGGTGATCTAACCAATATGGTTTTGGATAGATTTCCTGAATTGATTGCCGGAATCAGGGGAATTTCTGAAGAAACCACGACTGGGGTTTTGAGATTGTATGAAAGAGTACAAAAAGGTACCTTGAGCATGCCTGCAATCAACATCAATGACTCGGTTACAAAGTCAAAATTTGACAACAAATACGGTTGCAAAGAATCCTGTGTGGATGCCATTCGCAGAGCCACTGATTTAATGATGGCCGGAAAAGTTGCCGTGGTTGCAGGATATGGCGATGTGGGAAAAGGTTCTGCTGCTTCACTTAGAGGTGCTGGTTGCAGAGTGATTGTTACCGAAATCGATCCTATCTGCGCATTACAGGCAGCCATGGATGGATATCAGGTTCTTAAAATGGATAATGCGGTTAGGATGGCAAACATAGTTGTGACCGCAACCGGAAACCGTGATATCCTTGTAGGACGACATTTCAAATTGATGAAAGACAAAACGGTGGTCTGTAACATCGGACATTTTGATAATGAAATTGATGTAGCCTGGTTAAATACCAATTACGGAAACAGCAAGGTTGAAATTAAGCCTCAGGTGGATAAATATACCGTAGATGGTAAAGACATTATTCTGCTCGCAGAAGGAAGGTTGGTTAATTTAGGTTGTGCTACAGGACATCCATCTTTTGTAATGTCCAATTCTTTCACCAATCAGGTTATTGCTCAGATGGAGTTGTGGTCTAATCATGGCAGCTATGAAAACAAAGTGTACACTTTGCCAAAACATTTGGATGAGCAGGTAGCCAGATTACACCTGGATAAAATTGGTGTCGAACTGGAAACACTGGAGGATCATCAGGCAAATTATATTGGGGTAAAGAAGGAAGGTCCTTATAAACCGGAATACTACCGCTATTAATAAAAATATCAGGTGACAAAATCTGAATTCAATCCGCAGCAAAGGACTTGCTGCGGATTTTTTTTTAATCCAAACAGCCCGTCTCAATTGGCACAGAGACTTTTATTCATTCTCTTTATTGTTTGCCATAATTTAAATGCCCAAAATTCTGCTTCCTCTTTCCTGAGACCGGCTGACAGCCTTGTTAAGAAAAGGGTATTTTTAGCAGGGGGTTTCTCTGCTCTAAGCTATACTGGATTTTCTGCAGGACTCTATTTTGCATGGTACCGAAATCAAAATTTAGGAAAATTCAGACAGTTCAACGATTGGAATGAATGGCGCCATATGGATAAAATGGGTCATTTATACAATGGGTTTTTTCAAAGTGATCTGATTTATCAGGGAGCACGTTGGACCGGAATAAATAAACGACATGCTTTATTGTATGGAGTAGGGATCTCTATGTTGTTCCAGTCGACCATCGAATTATACGATGGCTTCAGTCCCAAATGGGGTTTTTCATGGCCTGATATGGCCGCTAATGGAATCGGAGGTGGGCTTTTTGTTGTCCAGGAAGCCCTCTGGAACGAGCAAAAATTTTATTTAAAATTTTCATCTTACCCCATAAAATATTCCAGGCAACCAGTACTTCACCCACGGGCTGATGAGTTGTTCGGGACAAGCCTTGGCGAACGATTGTTAAAGGATTATAATGCGCAGACATACTGGCTTTCCTTCAATCCTGTCCATTGGAGTGGAACTTCGAAAAAATACTGGCCAATGTTCCTCAACATTGCCTTAGGTTATGGTGCAAACAACCTTTATGGCGGCTATCGCAATGAATGGGTAGAAAAGGATGGGACATTCAGAAAGCTGGATGCCTTAGAATATCCACGCTATGCTCAATACTTACTTTCACTGGATATAGATCTCAGAAAAATACCTGTAAAAAATCCTTACCTCAGATCCGTCTTCCGCATACTAAACATTTTCAAGTTTCCATTTCCCGCACTGGAATTTAATAGTCTTGGAAAGTTGAAAGGGCATTGGTTATATTTTTGAAATATACCTATTACCAGAAAGAAAAATATTCCCGCAAATTAGGGGCTTGGATGTAAATAACTCGAGCCCCAGAAAGATGAGTTAAGACCTGCTGATAAATTCATTTACCATGGCCAAGACTGATTTGGTTTCTTCTTCAGCAGATTTTACATATTCATCGGCTTCTTCAAAATATTTCTTCTTCAAATCCTGATCCTCCAATCCTGAAGCATTGATTTTAACATTTAATGCGGCTCCTTTTATGGCAGCCTCCAGGCAAAGAGCACCTAC
Coding sequences:
- a CDS encoding undecaprenyl/decaprenyl-phosphate alpha-N-acetylglucosaminyl 1-phosphate transferase; protein product: MYQIILCFLTAFILTYIAIPSIINIAKVKKLTDEPGERTSHSKSIPTLGGIGIFAGVVFSIILWTPFQVFGNLQYILCAFVIIFLVGAKDDILPLTPYKKILGQVFAAAILVFKANVRITSFYGILGIQELPLWFSIVFSLFTILVIINAFNLIDGINTLCASTGVLICVTLGYWFKETDQVVLSIISFALVGSLVAFMKFNISPAKIFMGDTGSMLVGTICAILAISFIEVNKTMEPSELKIVSAPAFAIAILFIPLYDTLRVFIIRIFNGRSPFTPDKQHIHHVLISLGMNHLQATSILISVNTLVIMLTFSLLEIGNFNLLLMILLLGFVFSAAIHFLVRRKSTGLLL
- a CDS encoding adenosylhomocysteinase, translated to MEQVANQLKFKVKDLNLADWGRKEIELAEAEMPGLMSLREKYGKVKPLSGARIAGCLHMTIQTAVLIETLIELGAEVSWSSCNIFSTQDHAAAAIAARGIPVYAWKGMNNEEFDWCIEQTLFAFKDGQPLNMILDDGGDLTNMVLDRFPELIAGIRGISEETTTGVLRLYERVQKGTLSMPAININDSVTKSKFDNKYGCKESCVDAIRRATDLMMAGKVAVVAGYGDVGKGSAASLRGAGCRVIVTEIDPICALQAAMDGYQVLKMDNAVRMANIVVTATGNRDILVGRHFKLMKDKTVVCNIGHFDNEIDVAWLNTNYGNSKVEIKPQVDKYTVDGKDIILLAEGRLVNLGCATGHPSFVMSNSFTNQVIAQMELWSNHGSYENKVYTLPKHLDEQVARLHLDKIGVELETLEDHQANYIGVKKEGPYKPEYYRY
- a CDS encoding DUF2279 domain-containing protein, encoding MTKSEFNPQQRTCCGFFFNPNSPSQLAQRLLFILFIVCHNLNAQNSASSFLRPADSLVKKRVFLAGGFSALSYTGFSAGLYFAWYRNQNLGKFRQFNDWNEWRHMDKMGHLYNGFFQSDLIYQGARWTGINKRHALLYGVGISMLFQSTIELYDGFSPKWGFSWPDMAANGIGGGLFVVQEALWNEQKFYLKFSSYPIKYSRQPVLHPRADELFGTSLGERLLKDYNAQTYWLSFNPVHWSGTSKKYWPMFLNIALGYGANNLYGGYRNEWVEKDGTFRKLDALEYPRYAQYLLSLDIDLRKIPVKNPYLRSVFRILNIFKFPFPALEFNSLGKLKGHWLYF
- a CDS encoding CrcB family protein; this translates as MSVYHFLLVFIGGGTGCCLRYSLGVITFSHPKLFMVPTLLVNILASCILGFLMYRYIAHPEKEWIRTLLMVGFCGGFSTFSAFSFENFLLLRNGEWLWAAGYAMISVIACLAAVAGGYFLSKLYW